One part of the Dioscorea cayenensis subsp. rotundata cultivar TDr96_F1 chromosome 2, TDr96_F1_v2_PseudoChromosome.rev07_lg8_w22 25.fasta, whole genome shotgun sequence genome encodes these proteins:
- the LOC120272557 gene encoding uncharacterized protein LOC120272557: MAKRQPIPKKIRREIEVGTQVSVPESTRWFKKVWRSDRVPNDSLTKSAHFLAVKTGMSLEKLAEVYIDQIMRLHGVPVSTVSDRDTRFVCERTIQILEDMLRACMLDFGGSWDRHLPLIEFAYNNSYHASIQMAPYEKSYANNRRRILEFKVGDNVFLRVAPTKGVIRFGIRGKLSPRFIGPFEILESIGEVAYRLALPPALSRMHNMFHVSMLKKFIANPNHVIQFSDFELNNDITYEERPVKIVDFKEQVLRRPIIPYIKVQWSNHLEREATWELESEMRERYPYRFHLIR, translated from the exons ATGGCGAAAAGACAGCCTATTCCCAAAAAGATTCGACGAGAGATAGAAGTCGGCACTCAAGTTTCAGTTCCCGAATCCACCAGATGGTTCAAGAAGGTTTGGAGATCGGATCGTGTTCCAAATGACTC ATTAACCAAGTCCGCACATTTCTTGGCTGTAAAAACTGGCATGTCTTTGGAGAAGCTAGCAGAGGTGTATATTGACCAGATCATGAGGCTGCATGGTGTTCCAGTGTCAACCGTGTCAGATCGGGACACCAGGTTCGTG TGTGAGAGGACGATTCAGATTTTGGAGGATATGCTTCGGGCTTGTATGCTAGATTTTGGGGGTTCATGGGATCGACACTTGCCTTTGATTGAGTTTGCTTATAACAATAGCTATCATGCAAGCATCCAGATGGCTCCCTATGAG AAGAGTTATGCTAATAACAGGAgaagaattttagaatttaaagTGGGAGATAATGTATTCTTGAGGGTCGCTCCAACCAAAGGAGTAATTCGTTTCGGCATTAGAGGGAAGCTCAGTCCTCGATTTATTGGCCCATTTGAGATTTTAGAGAGCATTGGTGAAGTGGCATACCGGCTTGCACTACCGCCAGCTCTTTCCCGTATGCATAATATGTTCCACGTTTCTATGTTGAAGAAGTTCATCGCAAATCCTAATCATGTAATACAGTTTTCAGACTTTGAACTCAACAATGATATAACATATGAGGAGCGTCCTGTGAAGATCGTGGATTTCAAAGAACAAGTTTTGAGAAGACCGATCATTCCTTATATAAAGGTTCAGTGGAGCAATCATTTAGAACGTGAAGCGACATGGGAATTAGAGTCagagatgagagagagataCCCATATCGTTTTCATCTGATCAGGtaa
- the LOC120272563 gene encoding uncharacterized protein LOC120272563, producing the protein MPKYAKFLKDFLTNKRKLEEVDTVALNEILFTILDRKMPMKLRDPGSFMIPCLLGDGVEEHALTDFGASINMMPYTIYMKLGLRELRLTRITLQLDDRSMRRPRGIVEDDH; encoded by the coding sequence ATGCCGAAATATGCCAAATTCTTAAAGGACTTCctcaccaacaaaaggaagttggaagaaGTTGATACGGTGGCTCTTAACGAAATTTTGTTCACAATTTTGGACAGAAAGATGCCGATGAAGTTGAGAGATCCTGGAAGTTTCATGATCCCATGCTTGTTAGGTGATGGTGTGGAAGAGCATGCACTCACTGATTTCGGGGCTAGTATAAACATGATGCCATACACTATTTACATGAAGCTCGGCTTAAGGGAGTTGAGGCTGACAAGAATAACCTTGCAGTTGGATGATAGATCAATGAGAAGACCACGGGGAATTGTGGAAGATGACCATTGA